The nucleotide sequence GAGGTATACAACACCTTATTGTTTAACgtttaaacaaacaaacaaatttcGCTTGAAAATATAAACATTAGTGCAATAGTCCAACATGAGGTATACATATACACCCTGGGTTAAAGGTTTAAACATTACTGAAATGAGACACCCCAAAGGGGACTTAAGTCATTTATTGCGCCGTCTTAGGCATTTCTTGATCCTAAATATATCTTTTATTGCAGCTAGAGGAAATAAAGACCAAAGAACGTAATATAGGACTGCTGAGGAAGGACTTGCTGGCACTGCAGAGTCCCAAGAAGCAGAAGAGGCAGAGTGAAGCCAAAGTGCCAGCGACGACGAAACCCAAAACGAACCCCAACGAAACGAGCCAAAAGCCAAAGAAACCCACTACGAAGCCAACGGGAGAAACAAAAGCTAAAACCGAACCAGATACAGATATGGCAGTCGAGCAAAATCCCATACGCCAGGCTCAAGTTACACCTGAGGTGAGTCTGTGTTTCTGTTTTATTTCTTTGGCTTTTTTAACTTTTTGGTAGAAGGGGGGCCAGCACTTGAACTTGTCTGGGAGGCGGGTTAAAAGTTAAGAGCTCGGCCAGATACAGTATCTGTATCTCGGGATCCCAGAGTGTGTATACATATCTACTATATATGTGAAGCTACAGCTgaagtatctgtatctgcatctgcatctgcatctgtaTCTCTACCTGTGGTTATGCACTATTGGCATGATCTATGATATAATTTTGCGTTAGTTATGAGAATGGCAAAGACAACAATCGCCGCGTCGATAAGCGGTgggcagaaaaaaaaaagaaaaatcggGGAAAAAAGTAATGAAAAAACCTGCTGCGGCAGTTGCAGCGTTGCAGTTGCAGCAGCGCAAGTGTTGCAAGTGGATCGCTGGCGAGAGCgagtgagagagagagagagagtagAGCGGTCGATTCCAAGCCGGTTTTTCGCACcactcactcactcactcactTTCTCTCCCGCCGCTCGAGAGTTTACCGCTCGCATGAATGGCCGTTCAGTTCGGTTTTTAAGTTCGCAGCGGTCGCAGGTGTCGCAGGTGTCTGAGTCTCGGTTTCAATCCGATGTATAAAGTCCCATAACAGATACTACACCCAGTGAAGTGCACAAATCAAATGGATACCATACCAAGTGCATAATCAGGTGAAATTCGCGGCCCAGAATCGGCGGCCTATTGAAAAGAGCCGCCTAATGAAAAGTGTAGCGAAGTGCATTGTCTGATTTTCTATGCCAAAAATGTAGGAACCAAATGCCACACATTGATGGATACACACACCATCAGATACCAACCAAAAACCCAAACAATCGTTACTTTTGAATAGAGGAAAACCTATTCACAGTTTGTCTTTCTCTTTGCCATTGTTTAACGCACACGAACCCATAATTTCACCGACTTCGCACTATAGTTTAGTGAAATATGCCAAAAATGATCGAAATTAATTGCCTTTCACACCCCTTTCGTACCTCCATTTCGTGATTTGTGGCCATATAGCTTCGTTACGTTCCAGTGATCGAATTCGATTTTACAGTTCATTAATCGCGCCTGCTCGTAATTGTTTATATCCCAGCCAAAGTAGTCGAGAATTTGTTACGAAGATCCAAGATCTCGAGATCATTGGGCCGTGACAGCTGGATCAGATCGGATGGGTTGGGTGTGGATCGAATCGCATCTGGGCGATCTCTTTAATCCACGATCGGATGTCGGCCAGTGCGCCAGTTTCTAGCAATCATTTGCATAGCAaagtgcagcagcaacatcattGGCAATCGGGCAACGATGTCATCCAGCAACAAGAAATAAGCGTCGGCATCAATAAGTGCACTTGGAAAAAAGTGTTACAGGGGTAACAACCCGTAAAACTCGTAAAATATGTGCGAACAAATAACTGAccaataaaattttttgttaatttaacgCCTTGTTAGATGGTCGCAAACTTCGGAAATAATTAGTCATACCAAATatgtgttttttatttgcaaACATATTAAATATCCCCAAAAGTGTAAGCACAGtaacaaatttttaagtttatttgcCACTTTagtacaaataaataaaagaaattaaataatatgaGAGACTAAGCTCTGTTAAAACAAACATCAttaaaatagtaataatatgcaaaacgaaaaaattaaattcaataccATTACTTGATACtttcttttaattaaaactgAAAGCTTAAAGAATTGCCTACTCATAAGGCCCAAGAACAAGCTGTCATATCATTATGATAATTTCGCCCTTTTAATAAAATAGCTTTTCTTCAGTCACATGTTTTCGAAGCAAGAAATATGTTTTATTCTTATTTGATGTTGGCTGACCATTTCAGCTCAGTGATTGATGTTTTCGCCTGTGTACTAACCACCACTCTCCCCTAAGAGTCAAGAGTCTTTAAGGAAAAAGTGTGTGGTTGTGGGGAGTGTGTGTGCACACCACCAATTGGGGTCAGTGAAAAGCTTTTAAAATGTTAACGCTATTTTAAATACGATATGTTGCCATGGGTATTGGTATGGGTATGACTATGCCGCTGCTGCCTGCAAAAATTTAGTCATCCCCATCTTCCCAACGCCATAGCCAAACGACAGTAAAAGCGAGGCGATGGCAAGGTAATGATGATTGTGATGATGATGTTGCTAAAACAAGACGCCAAGACTGCGGACGCTACCAATATGCAAAGTAATCACAACACAAAAAGTGTGCagacaacaaaaacaacaacaaataaacGACTTGGGAGTGAAAAAAAGGGGTGTGTGAAATGGAAATGTGAACCATATGCAAATCGCGAATCGTTTGCCCGAATGTGTCTATAAATTTCGATGTTTTAGTGAAATTACCACGGTGAAAACTATTTGCCATTTTGCCATCAAAGAAGAAACTAAAACTTGAAAATTGCGGTTAATTGTTTTTGTCAAACGAAATCCACACCTTCATATGTGGGAATAATGCATAAATACGCCTGACAATGGATTACTACTACAACCGGAGGGATGTCAAGGTAATTGACCACTGCCAAAGCCAGagcaaatataattatatGTATAAAGTGAGTATAAGCCATTAAGTGATTCCTATTTCGGGTAGCACTTGTTACTCACTTCACAAGTATTGCTCATACGACGCGTACCCCATAGACAATTAGCTTATTGTGCGGCGGCGATGGGAAATCTGATTTATGGGAATGGAATGGCGGGGGTTTAGCATATAAAAGTGTCAGAATGGCGCCTAATTTATACATTATAACTCAAGAATTCACAAGGCGAAGATGTTCCATTTTGAAAAAGGGAAAGAAATCTAGTAAGACATTATTCACTGCTCAAATTGGTGTTTCCGGTTTTCCAAACCTAAAATATCAGTTCAAATACCATTTCAATAGAACATTATTTTAGATTTTAGTAatcactttacatttttacaacataccaagaaataaaaatcaatttaatatattttataaatttgtaattgatttttgTCGGTAAAGCAAATCGCTTTTAAAACTCGCAACTTTGTATACATGTTATTTCGAAAGCTGGCACCAATCGATAAACACacttattaaattaatataatataatgcGTTATGAACTGCTTGGAAAACGAAAACTGGAGCTTATCGGCCTCAATTTAATCCACTTTCAAAAACCATTAAACCATTAAAAGATCATCTCGGATGATTAACTATCAATCGGCGATATCAAAAGTCTGAGCTGCCTGACATTTCTGCTACACGGGCTCTATAaaattttgcaaatttttGAGCACAAAAGAGGCCATCATCAAAAACAGCTGAGGCCGCGACGGATGAATAATTACCTCTTTGTGGTATCTCAGATCGAAAGGGAAAGGCTTTGACTTGGACTTCGGCATCTGAAATCGGAATCGCCACAGTTGGACTCCCCGGTTAATCCATGGGTTCGTTGGGCGATATCGATGCAAATTAACAGGCGCAATGCATATATGTCAACAGGGCCCTGGCAAgtccattcattagttcaaTTAGCTTATCCCATCCGCGCTTGACTGGCCCTCCTGATACCATACCCCACATCCCAGGTACCACATACCATCTGCAATACAATATAATTCATTAGCGCATATAAACTTTCGCTTTCGCAAGATCAAATCAAAGCAGTGCCTTTGTGCAGACTCAAACCTGAATTACAATGCCAAATGCAAATATAAGACAAAATATATACCTACTAGTTGCTACCTACAGTTGGGGTCAACATAATAGCTCtgagaattattaaataatattggaGGTTCGGGAACTGTTATGTATTATTAAATGATAGTAATCTAGTACGTTTCTGCTTAATTAGATAGGATAGAGTAAATAACAACTTAATACATTATCTCTTAAATGTCTTGAAATACTATAAACTAATGTTTTAAACTACTGATGGAGACCTTTCCGAATTGAGAATACAATTctcatattttaaaaatccaATATAAATAAAGAGACAAAATATGATGGAAAAGATATCTTTAAGGTAGTGGATTTTAATAGAGAGATCAGAAAACAAAGTGCAACTGTTTGGTGTTGTCAATATGTTAGATTGATTCCAAATCCAGGTCACTTATTTCCGGGAAAACCACCTAGAGTGCTATTAGATCGACCCCGTCTGTTTGTAAGGCACCGGCGATGCCTTTTGATGGCTGCTGCTACACGTAATCGTCCACGGACCGGGGGAGTCGAACCCGGAACGTCGGATCGCTgcagtggcagtggcagtTGCACCGATCGAAGTGAAACCTGTCTGCAGAAAGGAAAATCATTTCACACAATCACAATCACTTGGCCCGCGGCTTGTGCAAACAAACCGACAGCGAGACATAAACACACCCATGTGCATCCGAGTCTCTGGGTATCTCGCTATCCAAGTATCTGAGTATCTCCGTTTCTGGGTATCTCCGCATCGTATATGGCTCAGCAGGTTGGGTCTGCCGACAGATTTACAAACAATCCATCGAGCGTTTGAAATCGACCCGATGGCGCATCTCCGTCTCGCAACGTCGACGCTGCATTTAGCGCAATCTGCATATGGCATCAATAGAGATAGAGCCATCAAAAAGTCCCCCCCGAATGGAATCGAGGGAGGCGAGATGAGTGGTTTGGGGGAATGGGTATTGAAACTGGGACTGGTAATGTTAATGGTGGCCACTTGCTTAATCGCCCCGAGCACGTTGATCGAGTTCGTTAACCGGCCGTTATGCAAAAAGTTCTTTTGGAATCGATCCAAGAAATTACCATAACGGTTAGCTCAGTCTGGGTATCGGTCGGCGATCTCGGGCCCCTCTCTCCACGACAGCCGATAATTTCAATCGAAGACGTGCAGGCATGCGACACCAACGCCAGCAGcaatacttcagcaaaagcaACTCCATTTCGGGCCCAGACCCTGGACTCTCATAAACGTATATCTGCACTGAGATAAaatagttattttttaaatataaatcataCCCAAACTTTAGTTTATATTTTAGCATATCAAGTTTGAActcataaaattatttaagtatCATGTATACagttttaacattttaattaaaagtttGAGGTAAAGCAAGCATAACGCTTTCTATGGTTTTACTGTCCAATGTAAATAGTAACCCTCAGATTGTTAATATAAACAATAAAATCATCCATGCAATACCATATATTTGCATGTACATTGTTAAAGTATGTATCTCAATGTTTGAGATATCATAGGATAGCAGCTCAGTTGAATTTTAAGTGCATTTATTCTCCCCAGctcaattaattatttttcccAGTGCGGTCAGTTGTGAAATGAAGCGATGTACGGTTGGTCATTGCACTGCGAGCACTGGGCTCTCTGGAAACCTTTTGGGTGTACGTACCGTCCATATACATACCTCGTTTCACAATTGATTAATGATTTCTCCTCCGGCCCCAAACACACATGTCCAACGAGGCCCACAAATTAGCATAATGCTGCATTATGCGTATAATAACACTGCTATTATGGGTGTTATATAAAACATGAGATTGACATGAAAGTAAAACATAACTGGGCGTTGCTTGATTGGAAAGTGATTTGGCGTTTCGAACTGGGTTCGGTTTTCGGATAGCTGGTTTTCGAGTTTCAAGCTTCAAGTTAGAGGCTAATTAGCTGACAGGGCAGATGGATGGCATCGTGTCCATGAAAATCGTGATGGGTCCCGGCGATAAGGCGAAACTTTTGAAATGCACATTCAATTGTGCGTGGAGTTTCGTGATTCACGACCAGGATCGACGGCTGGTGCCTTGGCCCAGCTAATCCGACAATAAAACGCACCTTTTCCTACCTCGTTTTGATCTTTCGGCCGTGTCATTGAACCCACTTCTTGGCATTTGGGACCCACTGGTACCCATTGTCCGGATCAAAAGCAACCTGTACCTGTCCATAATAATGATTTGGCGCTTTTTAGCGAAAAGTGTGTGTCTGTGGCAAGAAATCAAGTCATAACTGTTAACACACATGTAAAGAGCACACCGCAAAGCGGAGCGTTCTTTTCAGTTCTCCGTGTTCTGGGGGCCCCGGCCCCCCTCTTTATAAATAGTATACACACGAAGAACAGATAAAAAACAGATTCTTTTGTTAATTGCTTTGTCCATTCTGGGCCAGGTCGCCCGAAGAAAACGTGGGCAAACGCGAGTGATAGAGAGTGCTGGAATAAATGTAACTATGGCACGACATTTTCTAATTTTTCCCCCCCGTTTCCCCATTAAATCCCCAGATAACCCAACTCAAGAACATTGAGCTAATCAACAATACGAAAAATGCACATAAATCAGCGCTCGAGATGCGCACAACAATGAAGAGCAGCCAGTCGAATGGATTGGATGATGCTCCTACTCGCATGAGGGCCCCCGACGAGATGAGGGCCACCACTTGGATGACGACGCTGCTCGGCAGCCATCCGGCAGCAGCCAAGTCGAAGGTGAGTCACGGCTTAGAAATTCGTCGAACTCTGGTATTTATCCAATCCCCCTCTCTCTATGGTCTTCCCAAGGACCCCAATTCGGACACGGATTCGGCTCTGTCCTCGGCCCCGCCCTCCATCAGCCCGCAGCCGCCCTCCAGCGGATCCGACAGCGGCGTGATTTGGCAGACTGTAAGTACCCGGTCCCCACTAGCAGGTAGACTAGCTTAAAGTTTGGAAGATTGCCAATAACACAAAGCCAATTTAGGCATGAGAAGTTAGCTTTAAGTCTAATGATTAATGATAGTTCATGGATTGTGATTTATTATATCTAGAAACTCAAAATCAGTACATCTCAGTTAATAGACTTTTGTTTTCTACTTGATAGCTTTTGAATTTTCCTTTATATTTCTTTGGTATAGGattattttcaaaagaaataagacatCTTAAGTATTGCATAGTAAGGTCGATTTATAGAAGCCGTTAATTAGTTTCTTGGAGAATTATTCATGCCATGCTAtgatgtttttaattttcaatagaaGAAAGACATAAAATAATAGAATTGATTTTTGTAATTTGATAGTACTTGAGTTTTTcctttaaatgtttaaatttgtatttagaattAGTAAGTTTATGTAGAGAGTTCTTTTTGACATTTCAAGATGTTTCTTCATCCACTTGATTAAcgatattaaaaattaaataaaacattaaatatatttataatttatgttAAATCGACACAGCCAGATTTTTAAGTATTAGGTTGATTTATCAGTCTTTTAAATCGAATAAAAATAACATGCATATACTactatattaaaaaatgttaaatgatttttatcttttaaaCATGATATAGTTTGACATCGCACTAaagtaaatccaattaaaaatgtttcgtCGATTTCCTTGAGAAAGAGAAATAAATACTAGACAAACAAACAGGTGGTTGTAAAAATATCTCCGCATGAATAGGTTATTTCCCAGAACATAAGAGGGTTTTCTGGATGATTTCCCATCGATTTTAGAATGGTTTCCCTTGAGTGGTGACTGAATACACCCCCGTTTCTTACTTGCAGCTGCAGGATCTGGACAAGCTGCAAAAGGAAGCGGAAATGTACCAGAAGGAGAACGAGCGCCTGCAAACGGAGGTGCAGCTGATGAAACAGGAACTAGATGCCGCGGAAAAGGCGGCGATGGCCAGTGGAAAGAAGCAGGCCCAGATCGGGGAGCTGATGAAGCGGATCCAGGAGCTGGAGGAGAAGCAGGCCAGCTTCGAGGACGAGGCCAGCGAGCTGAGGGAGCAGAATGAACTCCTCGAGTTTCGCATACTCGAGCTGGAAGATGATAGCGATAAGGTAAGGCAATGGCACCCCAGACCGCGAATCACTCGAAAGCCAGTTTGTAAAACCACTCGAGCGAGTGACTCACTTGGCGTTTGTTTATGAATGAAAATGAATTGAGCCATTCATTCGACTGCGCTCAGAGCCAAGTTAGCGCTAGTTGGCCAACGCAGTGTGCTGAAGTCTCTCAGTTTTGTTTGGCATCTAAGCCAGTACGGAAATTGTTTTGGTTTAACGGCAACAACAATCTTTTTATTTTCCAATTGAAATTGTTTCACTGGAGCAGCCACAAATGGTGGCTTACTCATTAGGCAGTGTTATAAAATATTCAGGAATTGAAATCTGTGGTTACACTTTCCAATTGTCAGTGAGTCTGCACCGAGACTTTGTGTCATCTGTGTATGTCGAACTGTGATCACCGCCTACAATTTTACCACGATTGCTTCTTGGCCATGTAGATGATTTGGCCTAAGAGTTGTTTTAGCCAAATCAGAGGCAAGCGCTTAAAACGCTGCTTATAAGGGTAGTGCCCTAAGTGGACGCCATCTACGTATCTTGTTATACTTATGAGTGTTTTGTCGTTACTCATAGACAACCAAATCCAGCAAAAGGCTTTGTTGGCCCCACACCTTAGTGGTGCACCCATTAAGTGGAACAATTGAAGGTATATTGGGTGACCGAGAAAATACAGGagttgttaaatattttaagttccTAAATAACAGAAAAGATCTTCTTTCTGCAGCCATGTATGTTTGAAACTCCTGTGTTGTAGACGAAACAAACCAAGTAAACAAAGATgatgattttttaatatattacattTCGTGATTATATCAAGTCCACAAAtagttaaaaatgtattattcttTGAGATTATATAGTCTTTTAGTAGTGAAGAATAGatttcaataaattttttcCTTCGCTAGAAATATATCTTTTTAGTTTCTTATGAGGTATCTTCAGTTCGATGCCCCCCATCCGTCAATCTCTTCTGCTGTTTTTCAGTTTCGGTACGTTTAATTTCTAGAGCCGAACAGTTTCAGCTGGCAGCCAGCGGCGGTGAAGTCGTTCAGCTTGAAAATCCAATTCGCTCGCCTAATTGCAATAACCAAAAGTAATTATTCGCGCAGCCAGCAAAGTGAAATTAGTCGTAGATCGGTTTGCACATGAGAGTGTGTCAGTGGCGGCAGTGGAGCATTAAGCCAGTGCTAATTTGCCTAAGTAACTGTTAACGTGAAGAACATAACTAATTAAATTATCCTTGATCCGATCCAGATGGAGAGCACCTGCGAGGGCCACTGCCAGAGTCTGCAGGATCTGCTGGAGCAGTCCGCCCAGCAGCTGGAGGATCGGGACAAGCGCTGCCTACAACAATTGCTGCAGTGCGTCCAGCAACTGGACCTGGATGCCATGGTGCCAGGCGATCAGGTGTGTAAAGCCACAGTATTTAcagatatattaaaaaaattacattttaaatattgaaataataAATAGGACATACAGCAGGCACTAAATATTGTTTGCTAATAAGTATAAGTTCTAATCTTACACTAAGAAAACTTGAATTACCTAAAATGTATGATCTATTACCTAATAGCTGCCTTTATATTTTAGGAAAGATTACCTAAAATGAACCCAAGGTAATAAGTTGaataaatttttacaaaaatatatggACAGGAAAACTATTTTGGGTAATACCAGTTTTTGGGTGTTTTCTGGGTATTGTATCTGTATCTAAGATGGCACAAAATGTAACTCAAATAAAGATCATAAATTTGGAGCCTAGCTAGCCCATTTATGTTTGTCAGTTAATCGTAGACAACTTTACTGCGTGTTTTGCAAACATATACATACAATCCATATACTTATTGATAACCCAGTTATTTTCATTAGCTTCACTCGTTTTAGCCATACTTATGAAAATTTCGGACTTAGAAATCGCAAAAATTcaagttttgttttattttcgcCCAAAAACAGAACCGGACGGAAACCCACCGGAGGCACAACCCAACCCAAAGTCATAGTCAGAGTCACAATCACAATCACAGGATCGTAGCCACTGTTCAGCCGTATAGCAactgtgccacgcccaccgccccGCCCACGCCCAGCAAGAGGCACTGCAGCCAGGTGAGCTCTTGGCAGAGCAGCAGCCTCAGCGAGAGCGGAGTGTTCGTGGAGTGCGATCTGCCATCCAGTGGGATTAGCCATACCCACCTGCAGTACTACCAGGAGAGATTGGAGCAGCTGGAGGGCAAGCTCCTGATCTACGAGAGCAGTGGTGACGCCCAGGCGCGGCACTTGGCCCAGAGATTGCAGCGGGAGCTGCAGCTGGAGAAGGATCTCAAGGAGCTAGCCGACCGGGTGGAGCACCTGACCGAACAGAACGCCCTGTTGGAGGAGGCCAAGTGCGAGTTCGAGGAGGCGGAGAACGACACGCGACTCCATCTGCAGCGCAACGAGGTGGAACTGGAGATCCTTCGCCAGCGCAACGTGGAATTGGAGTTCGGCAAGGAGGCACTGGGCGCCAAGTATCAGGATTGCAGGGCAGAGGTGCTCATCCTGCGGGAGGATCTTGCGGCAGCCGAGACTCAGTTGGAGCATCTGCAAGCGGAAAGGAAGCAGGCCAGAAAGGAGTTGCAGGATCTGCGGAGATCGCTGCCCTTGCTGCTCATTTGTCGTCTTTTATCCCTGGCCAAAATGGGCAACAATGTCTCCTCCCCAGAGGGCAGTCCACGTCTCTCCTCGGGCTACACTTCCACAGCCCAAGGAAGCCTCAACTCCAGTGCCAAATTGCAAACAGCGGACTTTGGTTTGGGCCAGATGGGATATGCTGATCCCGGCGAGGGTCGCGAGATTGTTTACCTCAAGGAGGAGGTCAAGAGCCTACGCAACCAACTCAAAGAACTGAATGCCCGGCACTACGAGGCCATGGAGACGGCCGACTCCCATTGGGTGGATCTGGAGCAGCAGTACAAGGAGCG is from Drosophila suzukii chromosome 3, CBGP_Dsuzu_IsoJpt1.0, whole genome shotgun sequence and encodes:
- the Pif1A gene encoding uncharacterized protein Pif1A isoform X4 → MAENQTKTTSSKGCNGSRTANILAPHNGTVVRRTDPGSKLREGFHTEKHEIEDWHTLAKNKLKRKKKLSTSLTSVGDTVNQEKRTRIEGIQLHCRGKLRPKDTESFEAERGPSTGSSKQMGKIEKERERPVIIGGVTTTNVIAAPPQRIKRKLQENLDTIQKLNALTEQLRLEVNELKSSLITERGAVRALRAQNDADSRRWKSEVKKLQQTLDIAKKSNGIKKATESGPESVGTHVTADGLINYEIQRLTNEIAVLKEANRSKEEKTQIMGQADRLKAADMRQLKNAYENRLTHIQKSAKIEITRLLEEIKTKERNIGLLRKDLLALQSPKKQKRQSEAKVPATTKPKTNPNETSQKPKKPTTKPTGETKAKTEPDTDMAVEQNPIRQAQVTPEITQLKNIELINNTKNAHKSALEMRTTMKSSQSNGLDDAPTRMRAPDEMRATTWMTTLLGSHPAAAKSKDPNSDTDSALSSAPPSISPQPPSSGSDSGVIWQTLQDLDKLQKEAEMYQKENERLQTEVQLMKQELDAAEKAAMASGKKQAQIGELMKRIQELEEKQASFEDEASELREQNELLEFRILELEDDSDKMESTCEGHCQSLQDLLEQSAQQLEDRDKRCLQQLLQCVQQLDLDAMVPGDQNRTETHRRHNPTQSHSQSHNHNHRIVATVQPYSNCATPTAPPTPSKRHCSQVSSWQSSSLSESGVFVECDLPSSGISHTHLQYYQERLEQLEGKLLIYESSGDAQARHLAQRLQRELQLEKDLKELADRVEHLTEQNALLEEAKCEFEEAENDTRLHLQRNEVELEILRQRNVELEFGKEALGAKYQDCRAEVLILREDLAAAETQLEHLQAERKQARKELQDLRRSLPLLLICRLLSLAKMGNNVSSPEGSPRLSSGYTSTAQGSLNSSAKLQTADFGLGQMGYADPGEGREIVYLKEEVKSLRNQLKELNARHYEAMETADSHWVDLEQQYKEREEAYRAKEASLKQKITQLQDCLRDDSRAATEKIQQLEEGEQALKTCLVRMTKEHRDLLTENQTLQCSMESVMAKMEMEAEHKMPLTEALETERRRSQALMDDLSFAKKMQQNTEDQLRQETDALRTQIFDIKKEYLHIEVTNSELKEEVGTLENKIRQMEGQMKESEERARCLEDELRTKDEQCQLMERKLGVMPEGYSLADELYDSPAKRAKKTEVPDLQTASQGLGVALLDLEGRDFDLPLHKDFQAIACSVKHLADTLLSQSPSENARL